GTTGAGGAGCCTCCCGTCGAGGAGCCACCCGTTGAGGAGTCAGCCGCCGAAGGACGCTGGGGCGTCATCGTGACCGACATACGCGGCAGGAAAAGCTACGGCCATGTGTACGTGAGCGGGAAGTTGCGCAACAACACGTCCGACACCATCACGAACATCCGTCTCAAGGCCCGCTGCATCGACCGCCGCGGCCGCACCGTGCGGGACGCGTGGGGCAAACCCAAAATCAAGGTGCTCAGGCCGCAGCAGGAGGTGGACTTCGAGGTCATGGTGCATAACGTGACCTACCGCTACGTAGCAAGGTACGAGGTGGAGGCGAAATACGACGTTCTGGAGCCGTAAGGGCGGGCCGCCCTTTGCGGGTTCACGGCCGGAGCGCCACGCGGCGCGCCCGGCGGACTGCATGGCCGAGGAACCGCTCCGCTAGACGGCGGAAGTGCCGCGGGTCGTCACTCACGAAATAGCGCGCTTGGGCCGGGCTTTGACGCTGGCCGCCGCTGGAAAGGCCGCGTGCGGCGAGGAGCGCACGCACGGCCTTGGCGGTCGTCGAGGCCGAATCGACGAGCACCACTCCCTTTCCCATCACGCGGGCGACGGTGCTTCTCAGAAGCGGGTAGTGCGTGCATCCGAGGATGAGCGTGTCCACGCGCGCCCGCTTGAGAGGAGCCAGATACTCGCCGGCGACGGCGCGCGTCACGGCCCGCGTGCCCCAGCCTTCCTCGGCCAAGGGCACAAAGAGCGGGCAGGCGCGCGCGACGCAGCGAACGCCGGGACGGCGGCGCCGGAGCGCGCGCTCGTAGGCGCGGCTTTCCACGGTGGCCGCCGTGCCCACGATGCCGATGCGCCCGGTGCGCGTCGCTCGAAGCGCCGCCTCGACGCCCGGCTCGAGGACGCCCACCACGGGAACGCTCACGGCGCGGCGAACCTCCCGAAGGGCGACGCTCGAGGCGGTGTTGCAGGCCACGACGAGCGCTTTGATGCCCTGCGCGTCGAGGAACCGCGCCACTTCCACGGCGTAGCGGCGCACCGTTTCGGGCGACTTCGTGCCGTAGGGAACGCGCGCCGTGTCGCCGAAGTAGAGGGTGCGCTCGCGGGGAAGAAATTTTCGAAGCGCCTTGAGCACCGTGAGGCCTCCGAGGCCGCTGTCGAAGAGCCCGATGGGCCGATCCGTCTTCGCCTCACGGCTGCGACGGGATGAACGCGAAGGATTGGCGGATGCGCGCTTTGCCTGCCGGGGCGAAGCTTTGCGAAGCCTGGGCGGAGTCGACCGTGTCATAACGTAAAGAAGGATTCTAGCTGTTTTTCGCGTCGCTTGCCGGGGGCTCCGCCTCGGCGGGCAGGCCGGCCTCCCCGCCGATACCCCCCGGGTGCGGGGGAATATCCTCTTCGCTTTCGGCGCTGCGGAAGGCGCTGCCCATGTACAGATGGCCGCCCAGGTGCTCCATCGGCTGCCCCTGGATAAGGAAGCGCACGCGGCGGATTTCTGGAAAATTGACCGTAAGCGTGTGGACCACGGCAAAGACGGCGTGGTGTTCGACCTCGCTTCCCCCCAGCCTGCCGCGGGGGACAAAATCGGAGGAGAGGTCCACGTAGGCGGTTCCGTCCGGTGATAGAATTAATTCCTCGAGGCGCGCCCCCGGCGGGCAGGACGGCGCGTGGCCTTTTCGGCGGGGGCCGAGGAAAAGCTCCGCGAGCGCCTGCTTGGCCTGGGAGGCCTCCGAGGCCGTCTGCACAACGGTACGTTCCTCCACGGCCCAGGCTCCGCTTTGGGCGTCCTCAAAAAACAGCTTTACGGTGCGCTTCGCGGGCGAGGCCATCGCCCCGGAGGAGACTTCCACCTCGCCGGGCAGGTCGGCCTCGACGGCACCCGGGGAAGCCTTGCGAAGCCCGTACAGCACCACGAGGCGGCCGACGCGGTGCGACACGAACAAGAGTCCCACCACCAACATTACCAGGGCTGCGAGCGCGCGGCGGCGGCGGAACATCAACGCCAGTCCCGGTCGGGCCGGGGCAAGTCCGAATGCGGGCGAGCCTTCGGGGCGGCGGCGGTGCGGGCGTCCCAGCCGCGTTTGAACGCGAGAATGCTCTCGGCAAGGGCGCGGGCAATCTTTTGCCGGTGCCCGTCGCGCTTGAGCAGGTGCTCCTCCTCCGGGTTGCTCAGGAAGCCGACCTCCACCAGCACGGCCGGCATCGCCGTGCCCATCAGCACGGCAAACGGCGCCTGCTTGACCCCGCGGTTCGGGGTGCCCAGATGGGCGTTGAGGCGGGCCTGGATCTCCTCGGCGAGTCGGCTGCTTTGGTCAAGGTACTGGGCCTGCGCCATATGCCACAGAATCACTTCAAGCGGGTCCGGTGCGGGCGCCGCGCCCCGGCCGGAGGGGACGATTATGCCCTGGTTCTCAAGAAGCGAAAGCTGCCGCGACTCGTCGTCGAGCGCCTCGTAACTCATAAAGAACGTCTCCGCCCCCACGGTGGTCGGGCGGAGGGAGGCGTTCGCGTGGATGCTGACGAACACGTCGCCGCGCTTGGCGTTTGCGAACTCCGCGCGCTCCATCAGGGGCATGTCCGCGTCCACTTCGCGCGTGAGATAAACCTCGAGCCCTTTGGCCGCGAGCAGGTCCCGTGCCTCGAGGGCGACCCGGAGAACGATATCTTTTTCCCGGAGGCCGCCCTTTCCGACGGCGCCCGCCGCTTCGCCTCCGTGACCGGGATCGAGGATCACGACCTGGATCTGGCGCGGCCCGGTGCGTGCGGAGGCGGCGCGCACTGCGCCCCCCGGCTCCAGCGTGAGCACGATTTCCTTCTCGCCCCGGGCTTCCACGTAACCTTCCCACACCTTGTCCTCGCCCCACTGCCACACGAGGCGATCACCCATGGGCAGGGACTCGTGGCGGAACTCCAGGCCGGAGGGAAGATCCTTGGGAAACGCCATCCTGAAGCGCGTCCCTTCGAAGAAGAGGGCGGCGCTTTGTTTCGAAAACGTCGTCGTGAACGCGGGCCGCTCTTCAAACGAGAGCACCCAGCGCTTGGAGGGAGCGCCTTCTCCGCCGGAATCTTCCAGGCGGAGGCGGCAGGCGAGCGTCCGCATTTCAATGCTGGGTGTATCCTCGTGGAAGGCGAACGGGGCCTCGACCAGTTGCGGCAGGTGCTTCCTCAAAAACGCAAGCGGCACGTACAACCGCTCTCCCGCCTGCACCGGCACAGGCCGCACCGAGTACAAGTGAGAGCCCACGAGCGCCGCGGAGAAATCCTCCGAAAACGCGAGGTAGCTTTTTTCGGAGCGCACAACAAGGCCCTTTTCTTTCGCCTCGATGGCAAGGCCCAGGTGCGGGGCGGCGTCGTCGAGGGACGCGTAGATTGTTTCTCCAAGGCGCACGGCGCTTATCGGGTGCACGCGCCCCCCGGCGGCAAGATAGAGGGAAGCGCTCTCGGCTTCCACCGGCGCGACGGGAGTCGGGTCCGGCGAAACCGCCTCCTGTGGAAGCGCCACGCCTGCCGCCCACGAAAGAAACGAAACGAACAGCACGAGGCGGCGCGAGACCAAGGCTTGTCCCGAGCAAAGCCGAGGGAAGTGCATCCGCTATTTTACCACATGCCTCGCAGGCGGACCCGCCATACGGCCCGACCGGGGAGCGGTTTGCCGCGCAGGCAGCGCCTTGACTTTGCGCTGCGGGCTTGGTAGGCTACGTGCCTACGTAGCAGCCGATTTGAAACAGGCAAACAAAAGGAGTTCATTTCTATGCGCGTGAAACACATCCTGGCCGGGTTGGCGTTCGCGAGTCTGTTGGGCTCGCTCGGATGCATGGTGGCGGTCGCCGCGGGAGCGGGGGCCGGCGGATACTATTACATTCGGGGCGATGTGGCGCGCGACTACAGCTACAGCCTCGAACATTGCGCGACGGCCACGCACGAGGCGCTTCTGAGCCTCGAGCTGCGCAACATCTCCCCGAGGAAAGACGCCCTGAAAGCCCGCTTCAAGGCCCGGCGCGCGAACGGCGCTCCCGTGGTCGTAAAGCTCAAGCGCCTCACGGAGAACTCCACGCAGGTTCGCGTGCGCGCCGGAAGAGTCGGCGACCGCGGCATGGGCGAGGTCATCCACGAGCGCATCCAGCAGCATTTCTAAGGGACGGCGAGGCGAGGTCGTCTGACCCCCCGCCTCACTGTCTCGCCGGCGTTTGCGGTTCGTCTCCGTTCCAAGCGGCCTGCGCCATGTCGCATGCTATACTTCCCTATGGGCAGGCCTTTCCTCTATGTCGTGAGGCACGGCGAGACGAAGTGGAACCACGAAAACCGCATCCAGGGCTCCGTTGACATTCCGCTCTCGGAGCGCGGCCAGAGGCAGGCCGAGTGCCTCGCGGAGCGCTTCTCGAAAACCCCGCTCTCAACCGTTTACTCGAGCCCGCTCTCGCGGGCGCTCGACACGGCGCGCGCGCTGGCCTCGCGCCACCCGAAGCTCGACGTCGTCCAGGACGGGGCGCTTCGGGAGGTCAAGTGCGGAATCTTCGAGGGCAAAACCTACGAGGACCTCGGCGAAGACCGCCGCTGGGTGAAGATGTGGCGCGATGACCCGAACCTTCGGCTTCCGCAGGGCGAGTCGCGCATGGACCTCTACGAGCGCGTGCGCGGCTTCATGAAGAAACTCCTCGCGCGCCACGCCGACGAAGACAGGGTGCTTATCGTTGGCCACGGCGGCGTGAACAAGAGCATAATGGGCTACTTCTTCGAGGTGGACATAACGCACGTGTGGCGCTTCTTCCAGTCGAA
The DNA window shown above is from Acidobacteriota bacterium and carries:
- a CDS encoding glutamate racemase; its protein translation is MTRSTPPRLRKASPRQAKRASANPSRSSRRSREAKTDRPIGLFDSGLGGLTVLKALRKFLPRERTLYFGDTARVPYGTKSPETVRRYAVEVARFLDAQGIKALVVACNTASSVALREVRRAVSVPVVGVLEPGVEAALRATRTGRIGIVGTAATVESRAYERALRRRRPGVRCVARACPLFVPLAEEGWGTRAVTRAVAGEYLAPLKRARVDTLILGCTHYPLLRSTVARVMGKGVVLVDSASTTAKAVRALLAARGLSSGGQRQSPAQARYFVSDDPRHFRRLAERFLGHAVRRARRVALRP
- a CDS encoding GerMN domain-containing protein codes for the protein MFRRRRALAALVMLVVGLLFVSHRVGRLVVLYGLRKASPGAVEADLPGEVEVSSGAMASPAKRTVKLFFEDAQSGAWAVEERTVVQTASEASQAKQALAELFLGPRRKGHAPSCPPGARLEELILSPDGTAYVDLSSDFVPRGRLGGSEVEHHAVFAVVHTLTVNFPEIRRVRFLIQGQPMEHLGGHLYMGSAFRSAESEEDIPPHPGGIGGEAGLPAEAEPPASDAKNS
- a CDS encoding N-acetylmuramoyl-L-alanine amidase, producing MVSRRLVLFVSFLSWAAGVALPQEAVSPDPTPVAPVEAESASLYLAAGGRVHPISAVRLGETIYASLDDAAPHLGLAIEAKEKGLVVRSEKSYLAFSEDFSAALVGSHLYSVRPVPVQAGERLYVPLAFLRKHLPQLVEAPFAFHEDTPSIEMRTLACRLRLEDSGGEGAPSKRWVLSFEERPAFTTTFSKQSAALFFEGTRFRMAFPKDLPSGLEFRHESLPMGDRLVWQWGEDKVWEGYVEARGEKEIVLTLEPGGAVRAASARTGPRQIQVVILDPGHGGEAAGAVGKGGLREKDIVLRVALEARDLLAAKGLEVYLTREVDADMPLMERAEFANAKRGDVFVSIHANASLRPTTVGAETFFMSYEALDDESRQLSLLENQGIIVPSGRGAAPAPDPLEVILWHMAQAQYLDQSSRLAEEIQARLNAHLGTPNRGVKQAPFAVLMGTAMPAVLVEVGFLSNPEEEHLLKRDGHRQKIARALAESILAFKRGWDARTAAAPKARPHSDLPRPDRDWR
- a CDS encoding DUF3568 family protein, with product MRVKHILAGLAFASLLGSLGCMVAVAAGAGAGGYYYIRGDVARDYSYSLEHCATATHEALLSLELRNISPRKDALKARFKARRANGAPVVVKLKRLTENSTQVRVRAGRVGDRGMGEVIHERIQQHF
- a CDS encoding histidine phosphatase family protein; this translates as MGRPFLYVVRHGETKWNHENRIQGSVDIPLSERGQRQAECLAERFSKTPLSTVYSSPLSRALDTARALASRHPKLDVVQDGALREVKCGIFEGKTYEDLGEDRRWVKMWRDDPNLRLPQGESRMDLYERVRGFMKKLLARHADEDRVLIVGHGGVNKSIMGYFFEVDITHVWRFFQSNACVNVFRPHEMGYLCETWNDVSHLPPELRNEDQGAHRK